From Pseudomonas sp. stari2, a single genomic window includes:
- the ureA gene encoding urease subunit gamma: MDLTPREKDKLLIFTAGLVAERRLARGLKLNYPEAMAFISAALLEGARDGQTVAELMHYGTTLLTRDQVMEGIPEMIPEIQVEATFPDGTKLVTVHQPIV, encoded by the coding sequence ATGGACCTGACCCCACGCGAAAAAGACAAGCTGCTGATCTTCACCGCCGGCCTCGTGGCCGAGCGGCGACTGGCCCGCGGCTTGAAGCTCAACTACCCGGAAGCCATGGCCTTCATCTCGGCAGCGCTGCTCGAAGGCGCCCGTGACGGCCAGACCGTGGCCGAGCTGATGCACTACGGCACCACTCTGCTGACCCGCGATCAAGTGATGGAAGGCATCCCGGAAATGATCCCGGAGATCCAGGTCGAAGCGACGTTTCCCGACGGCACCAAACTGGTCACCGTCCACCAACCGATCGTCTGA
- the urtA gene encoding urea ABC transporter substrate-binding protein: MKRRSLIKAFTLTASIAAMGMTWTVQAAETIKVGILHSLSGTMAISETSLKDMALMTIDEINAKGGVNGKMLEPVVVDPASNWPLFAEKGRQLLTQDKVAVVFGCWTSVSRKSVLPVFEELNGLLFYPVQYEGEEMSPNVFYTGAAPNQQAIPAVEYLMSEEGGGAKRYFLLGTDYVYPRTTNKILRSFLHSKGVADKDIEEVYTPFGHSDYQTIVANIKKFSAGGKTAVISTVNGDSNVPFYKELANQGLKATDVPVVAFSVGEEELRGIDTKPLVGNLAAWNYFESVENPVNKKFVDDWKAYAKKHNLPGADKAVTNDPMEATYVGIHMWAQAAEKAKSTDVDKVREALGGQTFAAPSGYTLTMDKTNHHLHKPVMIGEIQSDGQFNVVWQTEGPIRAQPWSPFIPGNDKKPDYAVKSN; encoded by the coding sequence ATGAAGCGTCGCAGTTTGATCAAGGCTTTCACACTCACGGCATCCATTGCCGCGATGGGCATGACCTGGACGGTACAGGCCGCCGAGACCATCAAGGTCGGGATTCTGCATTCGTTGTCCGGCACCATGGCGATCTCCGAAACATCGCTCAAAGACATGGCGTTGATGACCATCGACGAGATCAACGCCAAGGGCGGGGTGAACGGCAAGATGCTTGAACCGGTGGTGGTCGACCCGGCGTCGAACTGGCCGCTGTTCGCGGAAAAAGGCCGGCAGCTGTTGACGCAGGACAAGGTGGCGGTGGTGTTCGGTTGCTGGACTTCGGTGTCGCGCAAATCGGTGCTGCCGGTGTTCGAAGAACTCAACGGCCTGCTGTTCTACCCGGTGCAATATGAAGGCGAAGAAATGTCGCCGAACGTGTTCTACACCGGCGCCGCGCCGAACCAGCAGGCAATCCCGGCGGTTGAATACCTGATGAGCGAAGAAGGTGGCGGCGCCAAGCGCTACTTCCTGCTCGGCACCGACTACGTCTACCCGCGCACTACCAACAAGATCCTGCGTTCGTTCCTGCATTCCAAAGGCGTAGCGGATAAAGACATCGAAGAGGTCTACACCCCGTTTGGCCATAGCGACTATCAAACCATCGTCGCCAACATCAAAAAATTCTCGGCCGGCGGCAAGACCGCTGTGATCTCCACCGTGAATGGCGACTCCAACGTGCCGTTCTACAAAGAGCTGGCCAACCAGGGCCTGAAAGCGACCGACGTACCGGTGGTGGCGTTCTCGGTGGGCGAAGAAGAACTGCGCGGTATCGACACCAAACCGCTGGTGGGCAACCTCGCGGCGTGGAACTACTTCGAGTCGGTGGAGAACCCGGTGAACAAGAAGTTCGTCGATGACTGGAAAGCCTACGCGAAGAAACACAACCTGCCGGGCGCCGACAAAGCGGTGACCAACGACCCGATGGAAGCCACTTACGTCGGCATCCATATGTGGGCGCAAGCGGCGGAAAAAGCCAAATCCACCGACGTCGACAAGGTCCGCGAAGCCCTCGGCGGCCAGACTTTCGCCGCGCCGTCCGGCTACACCCTGACCATGGACAAGACCAATCACCACCTGCACAAACCGGTGATGATCGGCGAGATCCAGAGCGACGGTCAGTTCAACGTCGTGTGGCAGACCGAAGGGCCGATCCGTGCGCAGCCTTGGAGCCCGTTCATTCCGGGTAACGACAAGAAGCCGGATTATGCGGTGAAGAGCAACTGA
- the urtD gene encoding urea ABC transporter ATP-binding protein UrtD produces the protein MRVTASAEFMLEPAFFPPLEPNKDAGTSRDALGLGQRVGPGLNTRHGTILTLEDISVSFDGFRALNNLNLYIGVGELRCIIGPNGAGKTTLMDVITGKTRPSHGKAWFGETLDLTQMSEVQIAQAGIGRKFQKPTVFEALSVFENLELAQKTDKSVWASLRAKLSSEQKDRISEVLDTIRLITSVNRPAGLLSHGQKQFLEIGMLLMQDPQLLLLDEPVAGMTDAETEFTAELFKSLAGKHSLMVVEHDMGFVGSIADHVTVLHQGSVLAEGSLEQVQDNERVIEVYLGR, from the coding sequence ATGAGAGTCACAGCGAGCGCTGAATTCATGCTGGAGCCAGCCTTCTTCCCGCCGCTGGAACCGAACAAGGACGCCGGCACCAGCCGTGATGCGCTCGGTCTCGGCCAGCGCGTCGGGCCGGGACTGAACACCCGTCACGGCACCATCCTGACCCTGGAAGACATCAGCGTCAGCTTCGATGGTTTCCGGGCGCTGAACAATCTGAACCTGTACATCGGCGTCGGCGAACTGCGCTGCATCATCGGCCCCAACGGCGCGGGCAAGACCACGCTGATGGACGTGATCACCGGCAAGACCCGCCCCAGTCATGGCAAGGCATGGTTCGGCGAAACCCTAGACCTGACACAGATGAGCGAAGTGCAGATCGCCCAGGCCGGCATCGGGCGCAAGTTCCAGAAGCCGACGGTGTTCGAAGCATTGAGCGTGTTCGAAAACCTGGAATTGGCGCAGAAGACCGACAAGTCGGTGTGGGCCAGTCTGCGGGCGAAGTTGAGCAGCGAGCAGAAAGACCGGATCAGCGAAGTGCTCGACACCATTCGCCTGATTACTTCGGTCAACCGTCCGGCGGGGCTGCTGTCCCACGGGCAGAAGCAGTTTCTGGAAATCGGCATGTTGCTGATGCAGGACCCGCAATTGCTGTTGCTCGACGAACCGGTGGCCGGCATGACCGACGCCGAAACCGAGTTCACCGCCGAACTGTTCAAGTCACTCGCCGGCAAACATTCGCTGATGGTGGTGGAACACGACATGGGCTTCGTCGGCTCGATTGCCGACCACGTCACCGTGTTGCATCAAGGCAGCGTGCTGGCCGAAGGATCACTGGAGCAGGTGCAGGACAACGAGCGCGTGATCGAAGTCTATCTCGGGCGCTGA
- the urtB gene encoding urea ABC transporter permease subunit UrtB: MPTALYRLILALALLLPMVTHAGDAEDFVAANPMQQAKLLEAWAAQPEPARVELINALQQGELTVDGQTKTLRLNNRLRGLIDTALASHQLLAADAKTRLSAAQQLQKSAKPAQLKFLDRQLAGETDESVHAALSLALANLQLVDTDPAVRLAAVRLLGETGDPLARTRLEGLLEPGVEADANVHTAAETSLAQVKRKLLIGELLGQAFSGMSLGSILLLAALGLAITFGLLGVINMAHGEMLMLGAYSTYVVQLMFQRYAPQAIEFYPLIALPVAFFVTASIGMALERTVIRHLYGRPLETLLATWGISLMLIQLVRLLFGAQNVEVANPAWLSGGIQVLPNLVLPYNRIVIIAFALFVVVLTWLLLNKTRLGLNVRAVTQNRNMAACCGVPTGRVDMLAFGLGSGIAGLGGVALSQIGNVGPDLGQSYIIDSFLVVVLGGVGQLAGSVFAAFGLGIANKILEPQIGAVLGKILILALIILFIQKRPQGLFALKGRVID, encoded by the coding sequence ATGCCCACTGCCCTTTACCGCTTGATCCTGGCCCTCGCACTTTTGCTGCCGATGGTCACCCACGCCGGGGACGCCGAAGACTTCGTCGCCGCCAACCCGATGCAACAGGCCAAACTGCTGGAAGCCTGGGCCGCGCAGCCCGAACCGGCCCGTGTCGAACTGATCAACGCCCTGCAACAAGGCGAACTGACCGTCGACGGCCAAACCAAGACCCTGCGCCTGAACAACCGCCTGCGGGGTCTGATCGACACCGCACTGGCCAGCCACCAATTGCTCGCCGCCGACGCCAAAACCCGTCTGAGCGCCGCGCAACAATTGCAGAAAAGCGCCAAACCGGCGCAGCTGAAATTCCTCGACCGGCAACTGGCTGGCGAAACAGATGAAAGCGTTCACGCCGCCCTGAGCCTGGCGCTGGCCAACCTGCAACTGGTCGACACTGACCCGGCGGTACGTCTTGCGGCTGTGCGGCTGCTCGGTGAAACCGGCGACCCGCTGGCCCGCACTCGCCTCGAAGGCCTGCTCGAACCCGGCGTCGAAGCCGACGCCAACGTGCACACCGCCGCCGAAACCAGCCTCGCCCAGGTCAAACGCAAACTGCTGATCGGCGAACTGCTCGGCCAGGCGTTCAGCGGCATGTCACTTGGTTCGATTCTGTTGCTTGCAGCCTTGGGACTGGCGATCACCTTCGGCCTGCTGGGTGTAATCAACATGGCTCACGGCGAAATGCTGATGCTCGGCGCCTACTCGACTTACGTCGTGCAGTTGATGTTTCAGCGCTACGCACCGCAGGCCATCGAGTTCTATCCATTGATCGCGCTGCCGGTGGCGTTTTTCGTCACTGCCTCCATCGGCATGGCCCTGGAGCGCACGGTGATTCGTCACCTCTACGGCCGCCCGCTGGAAACCCTGCTCGCCACCTGGGGCATCAGCCTGATGCTGATTCAGCTTGTCCGGTTGCTGTTCGGTGCGCAGAACGTTGAAGTGGCGAACCCGGCATGGCTGTCCGGCGGGATTCAGGTGCTGCCGAATCTGGTGCTGCCGTACAACCGCATCGTGATCATCGCCTTCGCCTTGTTCGTAGTGGTGCTGACCTGGCTGCTGCTGAACAAGACCCGCCTCGGTCTGAACGTGCGCGCCGTCACCCAGAATCGCAACATGGCCGCCTGCTGCGGTGTGCCCACCGGGCGTGTCGACATGCTCGCCTTCGGCCTTGGCTCGGGCATTGCAGGACTCGGTGGCGTGGCCCTGAGCCAGATCGGCAACGTCGGCCCGGATCTGGGCCAGAGCTACATCATCGACTCGTTCCTGGTGGTGGTGCTCGGCGGCGTAGGCCAACTGGCCGGCAGCGTATTCGCCGCCTTCGGCCTGGGCATCGCCAACAAGATTCTCGAACCGCAGATCGGTGCGGTGCTCGGCAAGATCCTGATCCTCGCGCTGATCATTCTGTTCATCCAGAAACGTCCGCAAGGCCTCTTCGCACTGAAAGGACGGGTGATCGACTGA
- the urtE gene encoding urea ABC transporter ATP-binding subunit UrtE: MLQVEKLHQYYGGSHILRGLSFDVKVGEVTCLLGRNGVGKTTLLKCLMGLLPAKEGAVNWEGKPITTFKPHQRVHAGIAYVPQGREIFGRLTVEENLLMGLSRFPGSEAKEVPAFIYELFPVLLQMKQRRGGDLSGGQQQQLAIGRALASRPRLLILDEPTEGIQPSVIKEIGAVIKKLSARGDMAILLVEQFYDFAAELADQYLVMSRGEIVQQGRGENMESEGVRGLVTI, translated from the coding sequence ATGCTGCAAGTCGAAAAACTGCACCAGTACTACGGCGGAAGCCACATCCTGCGCGGCCTGAGCTTTGACGTGAAGGTCGGCGAAGTGACGTGCCTGCTCGGCCGTAACGGCGTGGGCAAGACCACGCTGCTCAAATGCCTGATGGGCCTGCTGCCGGCCAAGGAAGGCGCGGTGAACTGGGAAGGCAAACCGATCACCACGTTCAAGCCGCATCAACGGGTGCACGCCGGGATCGCCTACGTGCCGCAGGGTCGGGAAATCTTCGGCCGGCTGACCGTAGAGGAAAACCTGCTGATGGGCCTGTCGCGATTTCCCGGCAGCGAAGCCAAAGAGGTACCCGCGTTCATCTACGAACTGTTCCCGGTGCTGCTGCAAATGAAACAGCGGCGCGGCGGCGATTTGTCCGGTGGTCAGCAACAACAGCTCGCCATCGGCCGAGCGTTGGCCAGCCGTCCGCGACTGCTGATCCTCGACGAACCCACCGAGGGTATTCAACCGTCGGTGATCAAGGAAATCGGTGCGGTAATCAAGAAGCTCTCGGCCCGTGGTGACATGGCGATTTTGCTGGTGGAACAGTTCTACGATTTCGCCGCCGAGCTGGCCGATCAATACCTGGTGATGTCCCGGGGCGAGATCGTGCAGCAGGGTCGTGGAGAAAATATGGAAAGCGAGGGTGTGCGCGGACTGGTTACGATCTAA
- a CDS encoding GNAT family N-acetyltransferase — MNPAQLRRVNAESFAHYRQGLIDLLLDAVGYGASVGFMADLDAAQARAYFDDVQDNLNKGNVLLWVVVKDEQVQASVQLSLCQKANGLNRAEVQKLLVREHARRRGLGQQLMEALELTARQYKRGMLYLDTEAGSPAEDFYKALGYTRAGEIPDYACDPNGTYRPTALYYKVLQGAN, encoded by the coding sequence ATGAACCCCGCCCAACTGCGACGCGTCAACGCTGAAAGTTTTGCGCACTATCGTCAGGGCCTGATCGACCTGCTGCTCGACGCGGTGGGTTATGGCGCCAGCGTCGGTTTCATGGCCGACCTCGATGCCGCGCAGGCCCGCGCCTATTTCGACGACGTGCAGGACAACCTGAACAAGGGCAACGTCTTGCTCTGGGTGGTGGTCAAGGACGAACAGGTGCAGGCCAGCGTCCAGTTGAGCCTGTGCCAGAAGGCCAACGGCCTGAACCGCGCCGAGGTGCAGAAGCTGCTGGTGCGCGAACACGCCCGGCGGCGCGGCCTCGGTCAGCAGTTGATGGAAGCGCTGGAACTGACGGCCCGCCAGTACAAGCGCGGCATGCTTTACCTCGATACCGAGGCCGGCTCCCCGGCCGAAGATTTCTACAAGGCCCTGGGTTACACCCGCGCCGGGGAAATCCCCGATTACGCCTGCGACCCGAACGGCACCTATCGCCCGACGGCCCTCTATTACAAAGTCCTGCAAGGAGCGAACTGA
- a CDS encoding urease accessory protein UreD codes for MNLPLATALFTPSWHAELELAYARFGDCTRPVRRRHLGPLRVQKHLYAEGPEVCQHIIVHPPGGIAGGDRLDISARVEQCAWAQITSPGAAKWYRAAGPAYQSLNLHVADGATLEWLPQETIVYSAAQAELSTSIDLEGDARLFYWDVVALGRPASGERFDLGHFQAHLDIRRNGRLLWHERQRIVGADGLLDSPIGLDGNPVFATLLVTGEIDAELLERCRSLGHDVRGDLTQLPGLLVARCLASEALLARAWLIELWRLLRPALLGREALPPRIWNT; via the coding sequence ATGAACTTACCTTTAGCGACTGCCCTGTTTACCCCGAGCTGGCACGCCGAGCTTGAGCTGGCCTACGCCCGCTTCGGCGATTGCACGCGCCCGGTCCGTCGTCGCCACCTCGGCCCGCTGCGGGTGCAAAAGCATCTGTATGCCGAAGGGCCCGAGGTCTGCCAGCACATCATCGTCCACCCGCCGGGCGGGATTGCCGGCGGTGACCGGCTGGACATCAGCGCCCGCGTCGAACAATGCGCCTGGGCACAGATCACCAGCCCCGGCGCGGCCAAGTGGTATCGCGCGGCGGGCCCCGCTTATCAGTCGCTGAACCTGCATGTCGCTGACGGCGCGACACTGGAATGGCTGCCTCAGGAAACCATCGTCTACAGCGCCGCCCAGGCTGAACTCTCGACCTCAATCGACCTTGAAGGCGATGCGCGACTGTTTTACTGGGACGTGGTGGCCCTCGGGCGCCCGGCCAGTGGCGAGCGTTTCGACCTCGGGCATTTCCAGGCCCATCTGGATATTCGCCGCAATGGCCGACTGCTTTGGCACGAACGCCAGCGCATCGTCGGCGCTGACGGTTTGCTTGATTCGCCGATCGGGCTGGATGGCAATCCGGTGTTCGCGACGTTGCTGGTGACCGGCGAGATCGATGCCGAATTGCTGGAGCGCTGCCGCTCGCTGGGCCACGACGTGCGCGGGGATCTGACGCAGTTGCCCGGTCTTTTGGTCGCCCGTTGCCTGGCCAGCGAAGCGTTGCTGGCTCGGGCATGGCTTATTGAATTGTGGCGATTGCTCAGGCCTGCGCTGCTAGGCCGCGAAGCCCTGCCTCCCCGTATCTGGAACACCTGA
- a CDS encoding GNAT family N-acetyltransferase has translation MTYTIRDALHADLPAIRDIYNDAVLNTTAIWNESPVDLGNRQAWFSARQAQGYPILVIVDADNTTLGYASFGDWRPFDGFRHTVEHSVYVRSDQRGNGLGPQLMTALIARAKTCGKHIMVAAIESGNAASIRLHERAGFVTTGQMPQVGTKFGRWLDLTFMQLTLNPGAEPPPANKE, from the coding sequence ATGACTTACACCATCCGTGATGCCCTGCACGCCGACCTGCCGGCGATCCGTGACATCTACAACGACGCCGTGCTCAACACCACGGCGATCTGGAACGAATCCCCGGTCGATCTCGGCAACCGTCAAGCGTGGTTCAGCGCGCGTCAGGCTCAGGGATATCCGATCCTGGTGATCGTCGACGCCGACAACACCACCCTCGGCTACGCTTCGTTCGGTGACTGGCGGCCGTTCGACGGTTTCCGTCACACGGTCGAACACTCGGTCTACGTACGCAGCGACCAGCGCGGTAACGGCCTCGGCCCGCAACTGATGACCGCGCTGATCGCACGCGCGAAAACCTGCGGCAAACACATCATGGTCGCCGCCATCGAGAGCGGCAACGCCGCGTCGATCCGCCTGCACGAACGCGCCGGTTTCGTCACCACCGGGCAGATGCCGCAAGTCGGCACCAAGTTCGGCCGTTGGCTCGACCTGACCTTCATGCAACTGACCCTCAATCCTGGCGCGGAGCCGCCGCCCGCCAACAAGGAGTGA
- the ureC gene encoding urease subunit alpha — MKISRQAYADMFGPTVGDKVRLADTELWIEVEQDFTTYGEEVKFGGGKVIRDGQGQSQLLAAEVVDTLITNALIIDHWGIVKADVGLKDGRIAAIGKAGNPDVQPGVTIAIGASTEVIAGEGMILTAGGIDTHIHFICPQQIEEALMSGVTTMIGGGTGPATGTNATTCTSGPWHLARMLQAADAFPMNIGLTGKGNASLPEPLIEQVKAGAIGLKLHEDWGTTPASIDNCLSVADQYDVQVAIHTDTLNESGFVETTLGAFKGRTIHTYHTEGAGGGHAPDIIKACGFANVLPSSTNPTRPFTRNTIDEHLDMLMVCHHLDPSIAEDVAFAESRIRRETIAAEDILHDLGAFSMISSDSQAMGRVGEVITRTWQTADKMKKQRGPLAQDGEGNDNFRAKRYIAKYTINPAITHGISHEVGSVEVGKWADLVLWRPAFFGVKPTLILKGGAIAASLMGDANASIPTPQPVHYRPMFASYGGSLHATSLTFISQAAQESGLPEALGLKKKIAVVKGCRDVQKTDLIHNDYLPNIDVDPQTYQVKADGVLLWCEPAEILPMAQRYFLF, encoded by the coding sequence ATGAAGATTTCCAGACAAGCCTACGCCGACATGTTCGGCCCCACCGTCGGCGACAAGGTGCGCCTGGCCGACACCGAGCTGTGGATCGAGGTCGAACAGGACTTCACCACCTACGGCGAGGAAGTGAAATTCGGCGGCGGCAAAGTGATCCGCGATGGCCAGGGCCAGAGCCAGTTGCTGGCGGCCGAAGTGGTCGACACGCTGATCACCAACGCACTGATCATCGACCACTGGGGCATCGTCAAGGCCGATGTCGGCCTCAAGGACGGCCGCATCGCCGCCATCGGCAAGGCCGGCAACCCGGACGTGCAGCCCGGAGTGACCATCGCCATCGGCGCCAGCACCGAAGTAATTGCCGGTGAGGGCATGATCCTCACCGCCGGCGGCATTGATACTCACATCCACTTCATCTGCCCGCAGCAGATCGAAGAAGCGCTGATGAGCGGCGTCACCACCATGATCGGCGGCGGCACCGGGCCGGCCACCGGCACCAATGCCACGACCTGCACTTCAGGGCCGTGGCACCTGGCGCGGATGCTCCAGGCGGCGGATGCGTTCCCGATGAACATCGGCCTCACCGGCAAGGGCAACGCCAGCCTGCCGGAGCCGTTGATCGAACAGGTCAAGGCCGGCGCCATCGGCCTCAAGCTCCACGAGGACTGGGGCACCACCCCGGCAAGCATCGACAACTGCCTGAGCGTCGCCGACCAGTACGACGTGCAGGTGGCGATCCACACCGACACCCTGAATGAATCCGGCTTCGTCGAAACCACCCTCGGCGCGTTCAAGGGCCGCACCATCCACACCTACCACACCGAAGGAGCCGGTGGCGGTCATGCGCCGGATATCATCAAGGCCTGCGGTTTCGCCAACGTGCTGCCGAGTTCGACCAACCCGACCCGGCCGTTTACGCGCAACACCATCGACGAACACCTCGACATGCTGATGGTCTGCCATCACCTCGACCCGAGCATCGCCGAAGACGTGGCGTTCGCCGAAAGCCGCATCCGCCGCGAAACCATTGCCGCCGAAGACATCCTCCACGACCTCGGCGCGTTCTCGATGATCAGCTCCGACAGCCAGGCCATGGGCCGCGTCGGCGAAGTCATCACGCGTACCTGGCAGACCGCCGACAAGATGAAAAAACAGCGCGGCCCGCTCGCGCAAGACGGCGAAGGCAACGACAACTTCCGCGCCAAGCGCTACATCGCCAAGTACACGATCAACCCGGCGATCACCCATGGCATCAGCCATGAAGTGGGTTCGGTGGAAGTCGGCAAGTGGGCGGATCTGGTGCTGTGGCGCCCGGCCTTCTTCGGCGTGAAACCGACGCTGATCCTCAAGGGCGGCGCCATCGCCGCCAGCCTGATGGGCGACGCCAACGCCTCTATCCCGACCCCGCAACCGGTACACTACCGCCCGATGTTTGCCAGTTATGGTGGCTCGTTGCACGCCACCAGCCTGACGTTCATCAGCCAGGCGGCGCAGGAATCCGGGCTGCCCGAAGCGTTGGGCCTGAAGAAAAAAATCGCGGTGGTCAAAGGTTGTCGCGACGTGCAGAAAACCGACCTGATCCACAACGATTACCTGCCCAACATCGACGTCGACCCACAGACCTATCAGGTCAAGGCCGACGGCGTGTTGCTCTGGTGTGAACCGGCCGAAATCCTGCCGATGGCGCAGCGTTACTTTCTGTTCTAG
- a CDS encoding urease subunit beta has product MIPGEYKIQPGDIELNVGRRTVSLKVANSGDRPIQVGSHYHFFETNDALTFDRAASRGMRLNIPAGTAVRFEPGQSREVELVDYAGHRRVFGFAGRVMGDL; this is encoded by the coding sequence ATGATTCCCGGCGAGTACAAAATCCAGCCCGGCGACATCGAACTCAACGTCGGTCGCCGCACCGTCAGCCTGAAGGTGGCAAACAGCGGCGACCGGCCGATCCAGGTCGGTTCGCACTACCACTTCTTCGAAACCAACGACGCCCTGACCTTCGACCGCGCCGCCAGCCGAGGCATGCGCCTGAACATTCCGGCGGGCACAGCGGTGCGTTTCGAGCCGGGCCAGAGCCGCGAGGTGGAACTGGTGGATTACGCCGGACATCGCCGGGTGTTCGGATTTGCCGGGCGGGTCATGGGTGACCTCTGA
- the urtC gene encoding urea ABC transporter permease subunit UrtC, protein MNQPLLVTATQKAGPKVTLAVGAVVLALLIALPLFSLLPQDNALHVSAYTLTLVGKILCYAIVALALDLVWGYAGLLSLGHGLFFALGGYAMGMYLMRQAAGDGLPAFMTFLSWTELPWYWSGTGHFLWAMCLVVLAPGLLALVFGFFAFRSRIKGVYFSIMTQALTFAGMLLFFRNETGFGGNNGFTNFRTILGFGITEPGTRAVLFLATVLLLVASLFIGWRLARSKFGRVLTALRDAENRLMFCGYDPRGFKLFIWVLSAVLCGLAGALYVPLVGIINPSEMSPTNSIEAAVWVALGGRGTLIGPLLGAGVVNGMKSWFTVAFPEYWLFFLGALFIVVTLYLPKGVIGLLKKRGES, encoded by the coding sequence ATGAACCAGCCTCTACTAGTCACGGCCACACAAAAGGCCGGACCCAAAGTCACCCTCGCTGTCGGTGCCGTCGTTCTCGCGCTACTGATCGCGCTGCCGCTGTTTTCGTTGTTGCCACAGGACAACGCACTGCACGTTTCGGCCTACACCCTGACGCTGGTCGGCAAGATCCTCTGCTACGCCATCGTCGCCCTGGCGCTGGATCTGGTCTGGGGTTACGCCGGCCTGCTGTCGCTGGGCCACGGTCTGTTCTTCGCCCTCGGCGGGTATGCGATGGGCATGTATCTGATGCGTCAGGCCGCCGGCGATGGCTTGCCGGCGTTCATGACGTTCCTGTCGTGGACCGAGTTGCCGTGGTACTGGAGCGGCACCGGCCACTTCCTCTGGGCGATGTGTCTGGTGGTGCTGGCGCCGGGGTTGCTGGCGCTGGTGTTCGGCTTTTTCGCCTTCCGTTCGCGGATCAAGGGCGTGTATTTCTCGATCATGACCCAAGCCCTGACCTTCGCCGGGATGCTGCTGTTTTTCCGCAACGAGACCGGTTTCGGCGGCAATAACGGCTTCACCAATTTCCGCACGATCCTCGGTTTCGGCATCACCGAACCCGGCACCCGCGCCGTGCTGTTTCTGGCAACGGTGTTGCTGCTGGTGGCGAGCCTGTTCATCGGTTGGCGCCTGGCCCGCAGCAAGTTCGGCCGGGTGCTTACCGCGCTGCGCGATGCGGAAAACCGCCTGATGTTTTGCGGCTACGATCCTCGCGGTTTCAAACTGTTCATCTGGGTGTTGAGCGCGGTCTTGTGTGGCTTGGCCGGCGCGCTGTACGTGCCGCTGGTGGGGATCATCAACCCCAGCGAAATGTCGCCGACCAACTCCATCGAAGCCGCCGTATGGGTGGCTCTTGGCGGGCGCGGCACGCTGATCGGCCCGCTGCTTGGCGCCGGTGTGGTCAACGGCATGAAGAGCTGGTTCACCGTGGCCTTCCCCGAATACTGGCTGTTCTTCCTTGGCGCGCTGTTCATCGTCGTGACGTTGTACCTGCCCAAAGGCGTGATCGGTCTGCTGAAGAAACGAGGTGAATCATGA